The region TTGGAGTAAGCGTGGCCGGTGATGGCACTGATGGGGGCTTTGCCCTCACGGCCACGCAGTCATTCGGTGATACCGATTGTGGAAACCTGACGTTGAATGGACTAGGTGAAAAAGGCGTCAGCGGATCCAAGGACGCAGAAGATTGCTGGAAATAATAGGTATTACATTCGCCAATGGGATGGTTGCGATACGGGCCAAGCTCGAAACCGTCCCACGGCATTACGTCACGCCGGCTATTGTCGTAAGCTCCCCGTCGCGCCCTCGTGATTCAATTTTCAATTACCTCAGCCCCACCCCACCAACAAATCCCCCGGCCCGTGCACATCATCCCGCGTGCTACCAATCATCCGCACCGCACTTGCAGCCCGCTCAGGCTGAAATACAAAACAAGCCCCGGACCGCGCCTTCAATACCTGGCCCGCATCCCGGATCTGGTCGAGATCGATTCCCTTGCTGGCTGCGACCATTACTGCCCGTCGTTGAACGTATAGCGCTTCAAGCGTCTTGTCGTCGAGTGCTTCTTCTGCCCATGGGAATATGCTGCGCAGGTCTTTTCCGTTGAACGCATCGTCGCTGTCGATCCTGGTGCCGCGCAGGCGCCAGTCGAGCAGTTGCTCATCGTTGAGCCATAGCTGTGCATGACGATACTCGTACATGGCGCCGATTACCTTTGCCACATATTCACGTCGTCCCGGCCGCAGCGCCTGTGACAGCGCGACCATGAGCAGGTCGTACTGGTGCGTGCACTGTTGCTTACCATCAATTTCCGCGAAAATATTGGGGTCAGATGAACATTTTTGCGTTGCCCCTTGGGATCCGCCAACTTGATGATTCATTTGTCCCGGCTGCAGAGTGGTCGGGGCAGCCTTGATACGGAAAAATATTGGGGTCAGATGAACATTTTTTGCGTTACCCCTTGGGGTCCACCAACTTGATGATTCATTTGACCCGGCTGCAGAGTGGTCGGGGCAGCCTTGATACGAGCTGGTGCTCGCCCTCCAAAGCCGGCGGGTGCAGCAGTTCTCTCGACGAGGTTATCCGTTCGCTACGCTCACCCATCTCCGCTTATCGCTCAGCAAGCTTCGCATGGTCCCTCTATCCCAAGCATTGAGCATTTTGGTCCCAATATCGGTGAAGCAATCGACTTCACTTATATGCTGGCGCAGTTCGATGGCGGCTTTACTGATTCCATCGGCTACCTGTTCAAGCAGCTGCGCGACCTGCGTTTCACCCAACCCGCAGGAAATTCTGCCGAAGTTGTAAAGCAGCTTGTGCTTTGGCCAGTTCTTCGAGCCGGCCAACATCAAAGCCATATGGTCTTTGGGCAGATAGGCGGTGGTGGTAATGAGATCAAACGCCGGCGCCAGGCGGATGTCAGCATCAATACCTGTATGGTCGTAAAGCAGTCCATAGTTTTTCAGGTGAGCGTCGCCGTTCTGTATCGCTGTGGTAAGCGCAACACTCACAAATAACTCTTGCAGCGCTCGGGCTCTGCGCTCTACGGGCAGGTAGGCGTTGATGATCCGCGCGCAGGCTTCGTAGCTTGAGTCATACTTTTCGTCGGTTACCTTGCCACTGAGCACGCAGAAGTCCTCAAAGCCCAAGTAACCCCCTTCAGCCACATCGAAACGCTCGATTATTAGAAACTTGCCGCCTGAGCTCAGCTCATGCCTGGCGACATTGAGTCCTGCATATGTGGCTGCGCGCAGACAGAAGTATTCATTGGTCGCCAGTTCGGGATATTGGTTGGCTTGCCAAGCCTTGACGATGTGCGTCGCACCGCGATGGGTCAGGCGGGTTACGTCCCCGCCCGCATCATCGCGCACCAATACTTTGGGTTGCACACCGGACACACCAGAATAAGCGGCATAGGTAGATAAAAGATCGTCGAATAAATCCTGTGCGCCATCATGCACCAGCAACTCCTGGATCGAGGTACCAGGCATAGGCCTGCGCTGCTGTTGGCCAAGGGTAATGCGACCCAGCTGATATGGCCCAATCACGCTCAGCAGTTGCAGCGCGTCAAAGCTGGCCACGGCTTTGCGAAACATGTTCATGAGCGCCATGCGTAGATGGCCTTCTGGCATGTTCATGTCGAAGATGGGGTGAATGCCTTCATATGAATAGGGCCGAGCCCGGACAGGCATATTCAGCGAGACAGCTAAGCGCTCCGAAATCGCCGGCTCATACCCGAACAGGTGTTCTCGCCGCTTGCCACGGCTGGATATTGATTCCAGATTGCCGACCGCTACGTCAGAAACGCGCACCGCCAGCCTGACACTGCTCGCGTTTTTGTCTGCATCAATTGGCTCAGTCATCAAAACCCCACTCCTTCAGCTCATCCAGAGTGGGGCGGCCGCTTTGTTCTTTAACCGCCAGGGTATGCCCGAGCGCATTAAGCAACCTCTCATACTTGCGTACGCCGAGTTCTACTATCGTATTGTTCTCGATACCCGATACCGTTGCCCGGCTGATACCCACCTGGGCTGCCAGTTCAGCCTGGGTGAGGCCTCGCTCTTTACGCAACTGATGGATGGTTTTCCCGAGCTCTTCGACGCTCATATGTCATATATCCAATACAAAAATGGTATTGACCGACATTATGCATTGAATATTCGACATTACAAATTTGATTTCCGGATACGGTCATCCCTGGAACCGTCGCGGATCTTGCCGGCTTGATGGATGACTTGTGGCTGCGAGTTGTTTGCTGGTTCTGGTACGAGCTGACGCTCGAACCTCCCGGCGTCACGTCTCTGTTGACGGTTCGCCCCACCCTACCAACAAGTTGCCTGCATGCTGCACATCGTCGCGGGTACTGCCAATTACTCGCACTGCACTGTCAGCCCGCTCAGGCTGGAAGACAAAACACGCCCCGGAACGCGCCTTCAATACCTGACCAGCATCCCGAATCTGGTCCAGATCAATGCCCTTGCTTGCCGCAACCATCACGGCGCGCCGCTGCACATAGAGGGCTTCCAGGGTTTGGTCATCCAGATGCACTTCTGCCCAAGGCATGATATTGCGTAGATCACGCTGATCGAACTGGTCATTACTGTCGATCACGGTACCGCGCAGGCGCCAGTCGAGTAACTTCTCGCCATCAAGCCAGAGTTCGGCATGCCGATATTCATGCATGGCGCCGACTACTTTAGCTACATATTCTCGCCGCCCGGGCCGGAGCGCCTGGGATAGCGCAACCATCAACAGATCATACTGGTGAGTGCATTGCTGCTTGCCATCAATGTCCGCAAGGTTGACGGCGATGCGTTGACGCAGCGGCCGGCCTACGAACTCCTGCAGCTTCGTCGCAGCCTGGGGGCAAATGGTCCAGGGCGTGCGCCGGGCGATGCTGTTAACCGAGGTTATCCGTTCGCCGTCATGCTCCAGGTTGAGAACAAAATAATGGTGCTCATCCTCCATCGCTACCTGGCACTCGGACGCAGTCACGTCGAAGACCACGCGGCGATAGAAAACGTGGGGGGGTAATTGCGGCACATGCATTGGCTGGCTCCCGGCGAATTTCTCACTCAAATTCGAAGCTGTAATCCTGCATATATTCCAGCCGCGCCTCAAGATAGGGCTTGAGCTTGTTCAGGCTCGTTGCCTGTTCGCGGAACAGCCGGAGATTCGTAATGTTTCGTTTTAGATCAGAGAGGTGAGCCTCTATGTTGCTCCACGTCGCCTTATCCGTCTTCCTATGAAATCGCTCATACAACGCACCCGCAAAGGGATCCTCATAGAGAATGTCTTCCTGTTCGACGCGCAGGAACTCGTATTGATTTTGTAGCAGCTCGGTTGCCCCGGCTAGGTCGCCGCCCAGATCCTCCAGCGGTGACTTTCCGACATGCTCTGTGTACAAGGCGAATAGCCTGACGAGGTCCTTGCTGTCTCGTGCCTCGACCAGCTCGCTCATCAAGCGGTTCTTTTCAGCACGGGCGTCCTCATCCTGCTCAAGATCAGGATGAAGCACGCGGGCCACCTTACGAAACAGCTTGTTGATGGACGAGCCCTTCATTAGCTTGTTCATCGCCTGCTCTGTAGCTTGCCGCTCTTTTTCAAAGGCTTGCTGACGCGCAAATTCAAATGAGTCCTGCTCGCCAAAGGCAGCTTCCTGCTCAAACTCGGCGAAAAGGTCCTCGAACATGTCGTCCATACGCTCATCATCTGCTGCATCGGATGGTTCCTGGTAGTTGCCAGCGTCAGCAGAATCCATTGCCTCTGACAATTCCGACGTTATCCCCGGATGCATTTTTTCCAGCATGGCCTCCACCTGTTGAAGCAGCGGGGCCATATCAATATCGCCAGCAAAGGGATTGTTGTGGATGGTAGACATACAGTCTGCGATCCAATCCATCAGTACTTGCCGTTGCCATTGCGTCAAGGATTTGCGGCCATAAAAAACCAGAAGATGCTCGCAGGTTTGGTACAGCGTATCGACGTAGGCTTTTTCCTGATCCTGAATGGCCTCGCTGACACGCTGCGAGAAGGCCTTCATTTCCTCTCGTAGCTTGGCATTCTTTTTTTGCTGACTAATCACTCGCTCCCACGCCTTTTCGAACAGGGCTTCGGGCGACCGGTTGTCTTTTTTTGTCTGTTTCGAGGATTTTTTGTGGACCTTGATGTTCATGTGCCAACTCTTCGGGTTTTGATCATTATGCGGCCTGCGGTCACCACCACCGTCATCATCCACGACTGATAAAGGCGTTGCAAAGGGGCTTGCTTGAGTCCGACTACCAATACCAATGCCTGCTCCCAACGTGAACCTGCGCGCAAATTCAGGCGACGGACGGACCTATAACGGATCACTGTCCTACAATTCCCATGTCGAACCGTTCAGGTTCATTCCGGGCATATGGCAGTAGCCCGCTTACGTCAAGGAGGACAGGCCATGCGGTCACACGGATTCACATTACTGGAGCTGATGGTGGCGCTGGCCATTCTCGGCATCATGCTGGCGATCGGGGTGCCTGCGTTTGGTACTGTCATCGACAGTCAGCGAATGGATGACGGCGTCAATGGTCTGGTGCGGGGCCTCAACTATACCCGCACTGAAGCGGTACGCCGCAACCGTCCGGTCACGGTGTCGCCAATCGATGCGGATTGGAACGCGGGCTGGCGGATTTTCCTTGATCGTAACAACAACGGGCTGTACGAGGCGGGCGAGACGCTGCTACGCGAAGACATACCCGCTGACGTCGCTTTCGTTCATGCCAACAACAATGTCGCCAGCTATGTGCGGTACAACCCGCATGGTGAATCAGTATTGCTCAACGGCGGCTTTCAAGCGGGAACATTCAGGTTCTGTCCCCGCAAAGCCGAGACGCAAGGCAGGAAGCTGATCATCAATCGCATCGGACGGGTACGGCTGGAGCGCGAAGTAATCGATGCTCAATATTGCTCTGGCTGACAAGACAACGAGGCCCTCACATAAGGGCCTCGCCTGGTCCGGAGACGGGGTCAGGTGCGGTATTCAGCGTTGATGCGTACGTATTCATGCGAGAGGTCAGTCGTCCAGAGCGTTTCGTTGAAGTCTCCCCGGCCCAGCTCGATACGGATGGTGATTTCCGCCTGAGCCATCACCTTTGCGCCCTGCTCTTCGCGATACTCTTCCGCTCTCCCGCCGTTGCGTGTAATGCAGATATCATCGAGATAGACGTCGATCTGTTCCACGTCCAGGTCCGGCACGCCTGCGCGGCCTACGGCGGCCAGAATACGTCCCCAGTTCGGGTCCGAAGCGAACAGCGCGGTCTTGATCAACGGAGAATGCGCTACCGCGTATCCCACATCCAGGCACTCATTCCGGTTCGCACCGCCATTCACCTGCACCGTAACGAACTTGGTGGCACCCTCGCCATCACGGACGATAGCCTGTGCCAGTTCGAGCATAATGGCTTTTACTGCTTCAGCCAGCACCTGGTACTCCGCACCGGAGGTCTCGCTAATTGGCGCCATGTCGGCTTGACCGGTGGCGATCAGCATGCAGCAATCATTGGTCGACGTATCGCCATCAATGGTGATGCGATTGAATGAGAGATCAGCGGCTTCCCGCAACAGGCTCTGCAACACCGGTTGCGCTACCTTCGCGTCAGTGGCGACGTAGGCCAGCATGGTGGCCATGTTGGGCTTGATCATCCCCGCGCCCTTGGACATACCGGTGATGGTGACGGTTTGCTCACCAATCTTTACCTGCCGACTGGCACCCTTGGGCAGGGTGTCGGTGGTCATGATGCCCGTGGCGGCTGCAGCCCAGTTTTCAGGGCTCAGATCAGCCAGCGCTGCGGGCAAAGCATTGATAATTTTCTCTGCCGGTAACAGCTCGCCGATCACACCTGTGCTGAAGGGAAGGACCTGCTCCGGAGACACCTTCGCGAGTCCAGCCAGAGCCTCGCACGTCTGCTGTGCGGCCTGCATACCTGGTTTGCCTGTCCCGGCATTGGCATTGCCGGTATTGACCAGCAGATAGCGCGGGGCGGCCTGCATATGCTGTTTGGCCAAGGTAACCGGCGCCGCGCAGAAAGCGTTGGTGGTAAATACCCCGGCAATGGCTGAGCCCTCTGCCGCTTCCATGATTACGACATCCTTGCGGCCCGGCTTCTTGATACCTGCCGAGGCGATGCCAAGACGAAAACCAGGGACGGGATGAAGGGTTGGAAGCGGGCCGAGTCCGACTGCCATGGGGTTATCTCCAATTGGGATTCAAAGCGGGAATGATACAGCTGGGCGGGCTGTGACGCCTAGAGCGTGAGATTGATTGTCGCTTGTTAGTGCACGCTCGGTGGGTTTTCTGAGGCTGCTTTGCGCTGGGGTCTTGCTTGTGGGAGTTACGTTGAGATTGCACGTTCGATGGAGGGCCGGGTTCCATCCCGGCCTGGGTGCTCGCGGGTACACTGCTGGTCGAGATGGAACTCGACCTTCCATCGTTTGGCTTCATTCTGGCCGGGAGTGCTTGTCGAGAACCTCTGTGGTCGAGTCCTACCGCTGCCCTTGGAGTTCTACCTTCCCAAGGACCGCGGCCTATTAGACGGATGGATTCAGATCTGGCCGTGGCAGTGCTTGTACTTCTTGCCAGAGCCGCACGGACAAGGGTCGTTGCGGCCGACCTTCGGGCCTTCACGGGTGACAGGGGCACCAGTCGGCACAGGAGCACCCTGCTCTTCCTGATCACTTCCCTCGCCCACCGGAGCGACTTCCTCATGCTTGAATTGCATCCGCTTGGCCATTTCTTCAGCCTGGCGGCGCTGGCGCGCTTCTTCTTCCGCCGGATCTTCGCGGCGAACCTGAACATGACTCAGGATGCGGATCGTGTCGTGCTTGATCGACTCCAGCATCTCCTCAAACATGTTGAAGGCTTCGCGCTTGTATTCCTGCTTGGGATTCTTCTGGGCGTAGCCGCGTAAATGAATCCCCTGTCGCAGGTGGTCCATAGTCGCCAGATGTTCTTTCCACAGATCATCCAGGACACGCAGCAGCATTTGTTTCTCGAACGTACGCAGAGCCTCGGCGCCGGTCATTTCTTCTTTTTCTTTATAGGCTTTTACCAGCTCTTCAAGAATGCGCTGACGCAGGCCGTCTTCATGCAAGCGGTCGTCATCGTCCAGCCATTGCTGTATCGGAAGCTTGAGCGCAAATTCGTTTTCCAGGTGCTGCTCCAGGCCCGCCACATCCCACTGTTCAGGCAGGCTTTGCGGCGGGATGAACTGGCTAACCGCCGAAGCAACTACGTCTTCACGAATTGCGGTGATGGTCTCTTCGACGTTATCGGCAGCGAGAATCGAGTTGCGCTGACCGTAGATAACCTTACGTTGCTCGTTGGCGACGTCATCGTATTCCAGCAACTGCTTACGAATGTCGAAGTTGCGGCCTTCAACCTTGCGCTGAGCCTTTTCGATCGCGTTGGACACCATGCGATGCTCGATCGCCTCGCCCTTCTCCATACCCAGCGCCTTCATGAAGTTCTTCACCCGGTCAGAGGCGAAGATCCGCATGAGATTGTCTTCCAGAGACAGATAAAAGCGGCTGGAGCCCGGGTCGCCCTGACGACCGGAACGACCGCGCAGCTGGTTATCGATCCGGCGTGATTCGTGGCGTTCGCAGGCAATAATATGCAGACCGCCTGCATCCAGCACCTGCTGGTGACGCTCCTGCCAATCAGCCTTGATCTGTGCGACCTTCTCCGGTGACGGGTCCTCGAGGCTGGCAATTTCAGCTTCCCAGCTACCACCCAGAATAATGTCCGTACCGCGGCCAGCCATGTTGGTCGCAATAGTGACAGCGCCCGGGCGACCGGCCTGGGCGATGATCTCGGCTTCTTTCTCGTGGTATTTGGCGTTGAGTACCTTGTGTTCGATGCCTTCCTTGTTTAACAGCTGGGACACGACTTCCGAGGAATCGATGGTCGCGGTACCCACCAGCACCGGCCGGCCGCTTTCCCTGCAACCCTTGATGTCGGCAGCAATCGCAGCAAACTTTTCTTCTATGGTCAGGTAGACCAGATCGTTGTAATCCTTGCGGATCATTGGCTTGTTAGTCGGAATAACGACCACGTCCAGGTTATAGATCTGGCGGAATTCAAACGCTTCGGTATCGGCCGTACCGGTCATACCGGACAACTTGCTGTACAAACGGAAGTAGTTCTGGAAGGTGGTAGAAGCCAAAGTCTGGCTCTCAGCCTGAATCTTGAGTCCTTCTTTAGCCTCGATGGCCTGATGGAGCCCCTCGGAGAGACGGCGGCCAGGCATGGTGCGGCCGGTGTGCTCATCGACCAGCAATACCTGGTCATTCTGGACGATGTACTCAACATTGCGATGGAAGAGGGTGTGCGCCCGCAGTGCAGAATGCACGTGCTGCAGCAGCCCAAGATTCTGTGCCGCATACAGGCTGTCGCCCTCCGGCAGCAGACCTTCTCTTACCAGCAGCTCTTCGACATACTGGTGGCCACCTTCATTCAACTCGACCTGGCGGGTTTTTTCGTCGATGTAAAAATGACCCTCGACTTCTTCCTGGCCTTCTTCCGCCGGGTAGCCTCGCTTGAGCATGGGGATCAATTTATTGATCGCCGTGTACATCTGAGAACTGTCTTCGGCCGGTCCGGAAATGATCAACGGCGTCCGCGCCTCGTCGATAAGGATTGAATCCACCTCATCGACAATAGCGAAGTTCAGCTCGCGCTGGGCCTTGTCTTCCAGCCGGAACGCCATGTTGTCGCGCAGGTAATCGAAACCAAATTCGTTGTTGGTGCCGTAGGTGATATCGCACTGATAGGCTTGGCGTTTCTCCATCGGAGCCTGGAAAGGAACCACCACACCCACGGTCAATCCGAGAAACTCGTGAAGCGGACGCATCGAATTTGCATCCCGGCGCGCCAGATAGTCGTTTACGGTGACAACGTGTACGCCCTTGCCTGAGAGGGCATTGAGATAAGCCGGTAGGGTCGAAACAAGGGTCTTACCTTCCCCGGTCTTCATCTCTGCGATCTTGCCTTCATGCAGGACCACGCCACCAATCAACTGGACGTCAAAATGGCGCATACCCATGACGCGTTTACTGGCTTCACGTACGAGAGCGAAAGCTTCCGGCAATATCTGGTCGAGGGTTTCGCCCTTGGCCACCCGCTCCTTGAATTCGCCTGTTTTGGCCTTCAACTGTTCATCGCTTAGCGAGTTCAGGTTTTCTTCGAGAGCATTGATAGCGCTGACAATCCTGTTCATACGCTTCAGCTCACGCTCGTTCTTGCTTCCAAACAGTTTCTTCAATAAAGGCGCAAACATAGTCGACTTCGATATCCGTTTGATGGTTGGCGGGTCCAGATCAATCCGACCTGGCCCTTGCCGGGGATCTGGCATTCTACTCTGAATCCGACGAGACAATAAACCGCACGAAAATCAACCCGGGGCTGTGCCCTGCAGGCAACTGACACGTCGCAACGCAGCCTACCATGACGAACAAACCGGTAACGGAAGGAGCGCAGACTTTTAGCGCTCAGATAAGGACCCGCACCTTGAACGTGCGGGACCAGAGACGGGAAACGAAGGCAGGCTGAATTATTTCAGAGCAATATGACGGGCCGGGTTAACGGCCCGGCCATTGCTGAAGATCTCAAGATGCAGGTGCGGGCCAGTCGAGCGTCCAGTCGAGCCGACCTGGGCGATAACTTCGCCTTTCTTGACCAGATCACCTTTTGCCACTTCTAGTTTGTGCGCGTGGGCGTAACGACTTTTCAGACCGCTACCATGCGTAATCTCGACCATATTGCCATAGGCGCCCTTTCGCCCGGAAAAGGTAACCACACCAGCCCCGATCGCATGAATCGGTGTGCCACGGGGGGCGGCAAAATCAAGTCCTGAATGGTGAGACATACGCCCACTGATGGGGTCGGTGCGTCGTCCGAAACCTGATGAGATATAGCCTTCCTTCACAGGGAGATAATCAAGGAGCGCGTTGGCATCGGTCTGACGGTTGAGCACCAGTTCCTCAAGCAGCCGCAACTGCTGGGTGCGATTATCAATACGTTCCGCCAACTGGTCGATCACCGACTGAACCTCCGGGCCCTCATAGCGCATACTGTCCTTGCGCAATTCCGGACCACCCATACCAGGGTCAGTATTGAAATCGAATTCCCCATCGGACATATCGACCAGCTCGGTCAGACGTTCGCCGAGCGCATCCAGGCGGGTGAGTCGTGTTTGCAACCGGCCGAGCTGCTGAGTCATGCGTTCCAGCTGGGCTTGAGATTCTTCGGAAGAGGCGTCGGCCTGGTATTCCTGCAGCGTGTCATGCCACAGCTGGTCATAGTCGACCACTTGATTGGACAGGGTGGCTCTGGAATCCAGCGCTTGCCAGGTCAGGACGGCAGCGGCGGCGGGCATTGCGAGGATGATTACCGCTGCAAGAATTACCCAGGGCGTACTTAAAGTAAGGGCCCTGGCGGAGCCGTGGCGGTCAGTAAGTATAATGATGTTCACGTCATGATCCCCAGACAACTGGCTTCGTCATTCTGATAGGATGCCGGTTGCTCAATAACTCCGGTTCGCACTTTCTCATGGCTTTTACTCCGCTGGATGCTCGCCAACCTGGTGACTTGATACGCACCCATTCGACGCTGAAGGGCCTTTTCGCAAAGGCTCGAGCA is a window of Pseudomonas sp. gcc21 DNA encoding:
- a CDS encoding type II toxin-antitoxin system HipA family toxin; this encodes MTEPIDADKNASSVRLAVRVSDVAVGNLESISSRGKRREHLFGYEPAISERLAVSLNMPVRARPYSYEGIHPIFDMNMPEGHLRMALMNMFRKAVASFDALQLLSVIGPYQLGRITLGQQQRRPMPGTSIQELLVHDGAQDLFDDLLSTYAAYSGVSGVQPKVLVRDDAGGDVTRLTHRGATHIVKAWQANQYPELATNEYFCLRAATYAGLNVARHELSSGGKFLIIERFDVAEGGYLGFEDFCVLSGKVTDEKYDSSYEACARIINAYLPVERRARALQELFVSVALTTAIQNGDAHLKNYGLLYDHTGIDADIRLAPAFDLITTTAYLPKDHMALMLAGSKNWPKHKLLYNFGRISCGLGETQVAQLLEQVADGISKAAIELRQHISEVDCFTDIGTKMLNAWDRGTMRSLLSDKRRWVSVANG
- a CDS encoding GspH/FimT family pseudopilin, with amino-acid sequence MRSHGFTLLELMVALAILGIMLAIGVPAFGTVIDSQRMDDGVNGLVRGLNYTRTEAVRRNRPVTVSPIDADWNAGWRIFLDRNNNGLYEAGETLLREDIPADVAFVHANNNVASYVRYNPHGESVLLNGGFQAGTFRFCPRKAETQGRKLIINRIGRVRLEREVIDAQYCSG
- the secA gene encoding preprotein translocase subunit SecA; amino-acid sequence: MFAPLLKKLFGSKNERELKRMNRIVSAINALEENLNSLSDEQLKAKTGEFKERVAKGETLDQILPEAFALVREASKRVMGMRHFDVQLIGGVVLHEGKIAEMKTGEGKTLVSTLPAYLNALSGKGVHVVTVNDYLARRDANSMRPLHEFLGLTVGVVVPFQAPMEKRQAYQCDITYGTNNEFGFDYLRDNMAFRLEDKAQRELNFAIVDEVDSILIDEARTPLIISGPAEDSSQMYTAINKLIPMLKRGYPAEEGQEEVEGHFYIDEKTRQVELNEGGHQYVEELLVREGLLPEGDSLYAAQNLGLLQHVHSALRAHTLFHRNVEYIVQNDQVLLVDEHTGRTMPGRRLSEGLHQAIEAKEGLKIQAESQTLASTTFQNYFRLYSKLSGMTGTADTEAFEFRQIYNLDVVVIPTNKPMIRKDYNDLVYLTIEEKFAAIAADIKGCRESGRPVLVGTATIDSSEVVSQLLNKEGIEHKVLNAKYHEKEAEIIAQAGRPGAVTIATNMAGRGTDIILGGSWEAEIASLEDPSPEKVAQIKADWQERHQQVLDAGGLHIIACERHESRRIDNQLRGRSGRQGDPGSSRFYLSLEDNLMRIFASDRVKNFMKALGMEKGEAIEHRMVSNAIEKAQRKVEGRNFDIRKQLLEYDDVANEQRKVIYGQRNSILAADNVEETITAIREDVVASAVSQFIPPQSLPEQWDVAGLEQHLENEFALKLPIQQWLDDDDRLHEDGLRQRILEELVKAYKEKEEMTGAEALRTFEKQMLLRVLDDLWKEHLATMDHLRQGIHLRGYAQKNPKQEYKREAFNMFEEMLESIKHDTIRILSHVQVRREDPAEEEARQRRQAEEMAKRMQFKHEEVAPVGEGSDQEEQGAPVPTGAPVTREGPKVGRNDPCPCGSGKKYKHCHGQI
- a CDS encoding M23 family metallopeptidase, whose product is MNIIILTDRHGSARALTLSTPWVILAAVIILAMPAAAAVLTWQALDSRATLSNQVVDYDQLWHDTLQEYQADASSEESQAQLERMTQQLGRLQTRLTRLDALGERLTELVDMSDGEFDFNTDPGMGGPELRKDSMRYEGPEVQSVIDQLAERIDNRTQQLRLLEELVLNRQTDANALLDYLPVKEGYISSGFGRRTDPISGRMSHHSGLDFAAPRGTPIHAIGAGVVTFSGRKGAYGNMVEITHGSGLKSRYAHAHKLEVAKGDLVKKGEVIAQVGSTGRSTGPHLHLEIFSNGRAVNPARHIALK
- the argJ gene encoding bifunctional glutamate N-acetyltransferase/amino-acid acetyltransferase ArgJ, translated to MAVGLGPLPTLHPVPGFRLGIASAGIKKPGRKDVVIMEAAEGSAIAGVFTTNAFCAAPVTLAKQHMQAAPRYLLVNTGNANAGTGKPGMQAAQQTCEALAGLAKVSPEQVLPFSTGVIGELLPAEKIINALPAALADLSPENWAAAATGIMTTDTLPKGASRQVKIGEQTVTITGMSKGAGMIKPNMATMLAYVATDAKVAQPVLQSLLREAADLSFNRITIDGDTSTNDCCMLIATGQADMAPISETSGAEYQVLAEAVKAIMLELAQAIVRDGEGATKFVTVQVNGGANRNECLDVGYAVAHSPLIKTALFASDPNWGRILAAVGRAGVPDLDVEQIDVYLDDICITRNGGRAEEYREEQGAKVMAQAEITIRIELGRGDFNETLWTTDLSHEYVRINAEYRT
- a CDS encoding helix-turn-helix domain-containing protein, with amino-acid sequence MSVEELGKTIHQLRKERGLTQAELAAQVGISRATVSGIENNTIVELGVRKYERLLNALGHTLAVKEQSGRPTLDELKEWGFDD
- a CDS encoding DUF2889 domain-containing protein; this encodes MSEKFAGSQPMHVPQLPPHVFYRRVVFDVTASECQVAMEDEHHYFVLNLEHDGERITSVNSIARRTPWTICPQAATKLQEFVGRPLRQRIAVNLADIDGKQQCTHQYDLLMVALSQALRPGRREYVAKVVGAMHEYRHAELWLDGEKLLDWRLRGTVIDSNDQFDQRDLRNIMPWAEVHLDDQTLEALYVQRRAVMVAASKGIDLDQIRDAGQVLKARSGACFVFQPERADSAVRVIGSTRDDVQHAGNLLVGWGEPSTET